From Debaryomyces hansenii CBS767 chromosome C complete sequence, a single genomic window includes:
- a CDS encoding DEHA2C14828p (similar to CA1544|IPF1040 Candida albicans) has translation MGFPEHSPGSIQNDYGIQKLEGPGRRSSMASKNGNHHNSVGQASSTVIQNNARSIPQNSRYLPRNLEPLLSFPIEEENQNNGHDRDSVDRSFRNMHQENAADDDMEDEYGLSNEDGKNTRLLRDSGGNLRYIGESSPLSLLFECRNIFYKTLGHTKFTDDPRRMSIVDQPGKLLSGIAIQLPTREECDILVSVFEENINHTFYVFNSNYLRHEIVDYIYKSPNRAPHNKLALLHLVLALGSLFADICPDYSIKELDYNDSAAYFESGSTLIRNSEDTGGLWVSEAYFLIYFYYQSTCKRSTSWLMLNMAIKNAQALGLHRRFINESFKDMRYVNHRRRLWQSLYICDRISSILLGRPLSIGDYDWDDVGSSAPQGPLRNNDDFRALCQMEMAKIAKINGKIVENFYGEGKINTNRAGKLAIELKKWSINLRSEIQIDRLLTWDETLSKDMYYALLLTHLSQLYGIVLLSRPFFMYSSFQKKQATEKVELTLTNFRNACIKASILTIKLIDYFLAKCPMRMESFTTINCCFNSALILGLQIMHEKVNEAQGKNTEYNLVLLMDTLDKARNTLSNYGPMSATSARFSDIIGNMQSSLKGKFSIPADNGAAQMQARIHATPTAATSMGFNDIGEKHLNGINTPAFNVAPGLDNLLDFQQFFLPPESTSPSNTETSDKQDMLDSFMYNLGNSDILFDNRI, from the coding sequence ATGGGGTTTCCAGAGCATTCGCCAGGatctattcaaaatgattatGGCATTCAGAAACTTGAAGGGCCTGGACGTCGTAGTCTGATGGCTTCAAAGAATGGAAATCATCATAACTCGGTGGGCCAAGCAAGCTCAACCGTAATACAGAACAATGCGCGGAGTATACCCCAGAATAGCAGGTATCTTCCAAGAAATTTGGAGCCATTACTTTCGTTCCCcatcgaagaagaaaaccAGAACAATGGACATGATAGGGATTCGGTTGACAGATCCTTTCGCAACATGCATCAGGAAAATGCTGCTGATGACGATATGGAAGATGAGTATGGATTATCGAATGAAGATGGAAAAAACACGAGGCTTTTAAGAGATTCAGGAGGCAATTTGCGCTATATTGGAGAGAGTAGCCCACTTTCTCTTTTGTTCGAGTGCCGTAATATCTTTTACAAAACCCTTGGCCATACTAAGTTTACAGATGACCCCCGTAGAATGAGTATAGTTGACCAACCTGGTAAGCTTTTATCGGGGATTGCAATTCAGTTACCAACAAGGGAAGAATGTGATATTTTGGTCCTGGTATTTGAGGAAAATATTAACCATACGTTTTATGTTTTTAATAGCAATTACCTCAGGCATGAGATAGTCGATTACATTTATAAATCCCCGAATCGAGCTCCTCATAATAAATTGGCTTTATTACATTTGGTGCTAGCGCTAGGGTCGCTATTTGCAGATATTTGCCCTGATTATTCCATTAAAGAACTAGATTATAATGATTCAGCGGCATATTTTGAAAGTGGATCTACATTAATTAGAAATTCGGAGGATACTGGTGGTCTTTGGGTAAGCGAGGCATATTTCTTGATCTACTTTTATTACCAATCAACTTGTAAAAGAAGTACTTCATGGCTCATGCTAAACATGGCAATTAAAAATGCACAAGCACTTGGTCTTCATAGAAggtttattaatgaatcgTTTAAAGATATGCGATACGTTAATCATAGGAGGCGGCTATGGCAAAGTCTATACATATGTGATCGTATTTCCTCTATTTTATTAGGAAGACCATTAAGTATTGGTGACTATGACTGGGATGATGTTGGATCAAGTGCACCACAAGGTCCTCTTagaaataatgatgatttcaGGGCTCTATGTCAAATGGAAATGGCAAAGATTGCTAAAATAAACGGTAAAATAGTAGAAAATTTTTATGGTGAGGGCAAGATAAACACCAATAGGGCAGGAAAATTggcaattgaattaaagaaatgGTCAATAAACTTAAGGAGTGAAATACAAATTGACAGACTTTTAACATGGGATGAAACCTTAAGCAAAGACATGTATTATGCTTTGCTTTTGACACACTTGTCACAGCTTTATGGAATTGTACTATTAAGCAGGCCATTTTTCATGTATTCgtcttttcaaaaaaaacaaGCTACAGAAAAAGTAGAACTTACATTGACAAATTTTCGTAATGCTTGTATAAAAGCATCGATTCTAACAATAAAGCTCATAGATTATTTTTTGGCAAAATGTCCTATGAGAATGGAACTGTTTACTACCATCAACTGTTGTTTTAACTCGGCACTTATATTAGGCCTTCAGATAATGCATGAGAAAGTTAATGAAGCTCAGGGAAAAAATACAGAATATAATCTCGTGCTTCTCATGGACACATTGGACAAAGCAAGAAATactttatcaaattatgGTCCAATGAGTGCAACTTCTGCAAGATTTAGTGACATTATAGGAAATATGCAATCTTCGTTAAAAGGTAAGTTCTCTATTCCAGCAGACAATGGAGCTGCACAAATGCAAGCCCGGATACATGCAACTCCCACTGCAGCAACATCTATGGGTTTTAATGATATTGGAGAAAAACATTTAAATGGCATAAATACTCCAGCGTTTAATGTAGCTCCAGGTTTGGATAACTTACTTGATTTCCAGCAATTTTTCTTGCCACCTGAAAGTACATCACCTTCGAACACGGAAACTAGTGACAAACAAGATATGCTCGACCTGTTCATGTATAATCTCGGAAATAGCGATATATTATTCGACAACCgaatataa
- a CDS encoding DEHA2C14850p (similar to CA1086|IPF1039 Candida albicans), producing the protein MITTSIARTKNICYTIFETANSAESVIVFLHGLGSSQNFYYSTAKRLSSKHTCLVLDNNGAGRTPLSSPDISIESMGQDVFNLLLELDLSRRPLTLVGHSMSGMTVNYMNSEFKNKLEIKQNILLGPVHPTERMIEIFDQRIQSVQKSNSLSDIANSVSENAVGSNCTDLKRAFIRELVFGQNTDGYIANCGIISKAGLQSDAFLELYKKNEKRTLLILGEEDKTAPWDGCASVINDNLQNSQVYQLKGVGHWHAIEDDEKVLEAIESFIK; encoded by the coding sequence ATGATTACGACATCAATTGCTAGAACTAAGAATATCTGTTACACCATATTTGAAACTGCTAATAGTGCAGAATCAGTAATCGTGTTCTTGCATGGGCTTGGATCATCTCAAAACTTTTATTATTCGACTGCGAAAAGGCTCTCTTCAAAACATACTTGTCTAGTCCTTGACAATAATGGTGCTGGTAGAACACCACTATCAAGTCCAGATATTTCTATCGAATCAATGGGCCAGGATGTGTTTAACTTGTTGTTAGAATTGGATCTTTCGCGTAGACCATTAACCCTCGTTGGACATTCAATGTCAGGAATGACAGTTAATTATATGAACAGtgaattcaagaataagTTGGAGATTAAGCAGAATATACTTTTGGGTCCAGTTCATCCAACGGAAAGGATGATAGAAATTTTCGATCAAAGAATCCAATCTGTCCAGAAAAGTAATTCGTTATCTGACATAGCAAACTCTGTGCTGGAAAACGCAGTTGGATCTAATTGCACAGACCTCAAACGGGCGTTCATTCGTGAGCTTGTTTTTGGACAGAATACTGACGGATATATAGCTAATTGTGGAATAATATCGAAAGCTGGACTCCAATCAGACGCATTTTTAGAGTTATATAAGAAAAATGAGAAGAGGACTTTGCTCATATTGGgcgaagaagataaaacaGCACCATGGGATGGGTGTGCTTCCGTGATTAATGATAACCTTCAAAATAGCCAAGTATATCAGTTGAAGGGAGTGGGCCACTGGCATGctattgaagatgacgaaAAAGTATTAGAGGCTATTGAGTCGTTTATCAAATAG
- a CDS encoding DEHA2C14872p (some similarities with CA1085|IPF1038 Candida albicans) has translation MTKYAKELVSNKQLNSFVEAFYKQSDSKPPAEGDKYANYFAPEATLIMGANSANGLDEIRQLRQNIWASVSKRHHVVHNVAAVNDTDILLNGHVDYVLNDGSSSTKSWAAYIEFESPAQEKMKYYRVYI, from the coding sequence ATGACAAAATACGCTAAAGAATTAGtttcaaataaacaattaaaCAGTTTCGTTGAAGCCTTTTATAAGCAGTCTGATAGTAAACCTCCAGCTGAAGGCGACAAATATGCGAATTATTTTGCTCCGGAAGCTACACTTATTATGGGGGCAAATCTGGCCAATGGTTTAGACGAGATTAGACAATTGCGTCAGAATATATGGGCCAGCGTCTCAAAAAGACATCATGTAGTGCACAATGTGGCTGCTGTAAATGATACAGATATTTTACTCAATGGCCATGTTGATTATGTTTTGAATGATGGTTCAAGTTCAACCAAATCATGGGCTGCgtatattgaatttgagtCGCCAGCGCAAGAAAAAATGAAGTATTATCGAGTCTACATTTAA